Proteins encoded together in one Chitinophaga sp. LS1 window:
- a CDS encoding LysR family transcriptional regulator has protein sequence MEHRQLKYFLKAQELLSFTEAAQQLHISQSTLSQQIKQLEMELNTPLFNRIGRQITLTEAGTLFTDYAKQAVKKAEDGLQMIRDLNNLHIGTVTVGVAYSLKNFFTKALIQFAATFPQINLKVVYDSSLGLFDRLDQFELDFSLAFHEGTDVPHFAYQELFSSPMVVVANKQSKIAKKKILSLDEICQLPLVIATRGYSSSHIISKTFTRYGLDPKFSIEVNDIPTVLDLVKTGKWYSIVVQTSVIDKDLVTIPIDEKTLVRNTNIISLKEAYETRAIKEFKKILIGLKHED, from the coding sequence ATGGAACATAGACAGCTTAAATATTTTCTGAAGGCACAGGAATTGCTCAGCTTTACTGAAGCAGCACAACAGCTGCACATCAGTCAGAGCACCCTGTCACAACAGATCAAACAACTGGAAATGGAACTGAATACCCCGCTCTTCAACCGTATCGGCAGACAGATCACGTTGACGGAAGCCGGCACCCTGTTTACAGATTATGCCAAGCAGGCGGTGAAGAAAGCGGAAGACGGGCTGCAGATGATCAGGGACCTGAATAACCTGCATATCGGTACGGTCACGGTAGGAGTGGCGTATAGTCTGAAGAACTTTTTCACAAAGGCACTCATACAGTTTGCCGCTACTTTCCCACAGATCAACCTGAAGGTAGTATACGACTCCTCCCTGGGATTGTTCGACCGCTTGGACCAGTTCGAACTGGATTTCAGCCTGGCCTTTCACGAAGGGACTGATGTACCCCATTTTGCTTACCAGGAGTTGTTTAGCAGCCCCATGGTCGTGGTGGCCAACAAACAATCAAAGATTGCGAAAAAGAAGATCCTTTCTCTGGATGAAATCTGCCAGCTGCCACTGGTCATTGCGACAAGGGGATACAGCAGTAGTCATATTATCAGTAAGACCTTTACGAGATATGGCCTGGACCCGAAATTTTCCATTGAAGTCAATGATATCCCCACAGTATTAGACCTCGTCAAAACAGGTAAGTGGTACAGCATCGTCGTACAAACGAGTGTGATTGACAAGGACCTGGTGACGATCCCTATTGATGAAAAAACACTGGTGCGCAATACAAATATTATCTCACTGAAGGAAGCCTACGAAACCAGGGCTATAAAAGAATTCAAAAAGATCCTGATCGGTCTTAAGCATGAGGATTAG
- a CDS encoding GNAT family N-acetyltransferase yields the protein MNYNFRKASLEEQSAIWGILAQAIQRRKEDGSRQWQDGYPNPAVVKEDIEKGHGYVLTEGDEILGYVAMLINDEPAYAAIEGKWLTDGDFVVYHRVAISEKHLGKGLSKIMLKHIDEWALQQGITSVRADTNFDNPKMMGAFEKSGYVYCGEVFFRGSARKAYEKVLTNPHA from the coding sequence ATGAACTACAACTTCAGAAAAGCTAGCTTAGAAGAACAATCGGCCATCTGGGGCATTCTGGCACAGGCCATTCAACGAAGAAAAGAAGACGGCAGCAGACAATGGCAGGATGGCTATCCGAATCCGGCCGTGGTAAAAGAAGACATCGAAAAGGGGCATGGCTATGTGTTGACTGAAGGCGATGAAATTCTTGGCTATGTAGCCATGCTTATCAATGACGAACCGGCTTATGCAGCCATAGAAGGCAAATGGCTTACTGATGGCGATTTCGTGGTATACCATCGTGTAGCGATCTCTGAAAAGCACCTGGGTAAAGGGCTCTCCAAAATCATGCTTAAACACATAGATGAATGGGCCTTGCAGCAGGGCATTACCAGTGTAAGGGCAGATACGAATTTCGACAACCCAAAGATGATGGGCGCCTTCGAAAAAAGCGGATATGTATATTGCGGTGAAGTATTTTTCAGGGGCTCAGCCCGCAAAGCATATGAGAAAGTATTAACTAATCCTCATGCTTAA
- a CDS encoding MFS transporter, which yields MEQLIENSKPPYTVLLLSGLSQILLWGGSYFLLSVLSGPIMQETGWSYQQVYGCLSLSLLISGLLLPAIGKMIQQYDQNFILHYTGIVMGIGLIMIGSAQSYLLFVLGWVVIGVGMGMGLYDALFASLGKLYGSKAKKVIVWVTLIASLAPSISWPFTSFLLHELGWRHTCFTFAGILMMGIYPIHKYIFRPTIIKETITQRDSVSFRSRIFYLLLANFTIGAIITTGVVVHLIDILSAKKIEMSVILMIVAFLGPSQSAARTLELMIANRSAVEMAFISTFAMLLGIGLLFFHPSLATIGIIIFGVGNGMRSVLRGTLPLAIFGPDQYPLVIGRLARMPLIAQAAAPFIGGFMIQQFGTTIYLCGLCALLLINLVLIWNIRSYELQLQKS from the coding sequence ATGGAACAGCTTATCGAAAATTCAAAGCCACCTTATACTGTATTGTTGCTATCAGGCTTGTCACAGATACTTTTGTGGGGCGGGTCTTACTTTCTTTTATCCGTATTATCCGGACCGATTATGCAGGAAACGGGCTGGTCGTACCAGCAGGTATACGGGTGTTTATCTTTATCGCTGTTGATTTCGGGCTTGCTATTGCCAGCTATCGGGAAGATGATCCAGCAATACGATCAGAACTTCATCCTGCATTATACGGGGATTGTAATGGGCATAGGGCTTATTATGATTGGATCCGCACAAAGCTATTTGCTGTTTGTACTGGGTTGGGTTGTTATTGGTGTAGGTATGGGCATGGGGCTGTACGATGCCCTCTTTGCTTCGCTGGGAAAGCTATATGGCAGCAAGGCGAAAAAGGTGATTGTATGGGTCACACTGATAGCCAGTCTGGCGCCTTCTATATCATGGCCATTTACTTCGTTTTTACTTCATGAACTGGGCTGGCGGCATACCTGTTTCACATTTGCAGGGATCCTAATGATGGGGATCTATCCTATTCATAAATACATATTCCGGCCAACAATCATAAAAGAAACGATCACCCAAAGGGACAGTGTTTCTTTCCGTTCCAGGATCTTTTACCTCCTTCTTGCCAACTTTACCATCGGCGCCATCATCACTACTGGTGTAGTGGTACACCTTATCGACATCCTTAGTGCTAAAAAAATTGAGATGTCTGTTATATTGATGATCGTGGCCTTTCTCGGCCCCAGTCAATCAGCTGCCCGTACACTGGAACTCATGATCGCCAACCGCAGCGCGGTTGAAATGGCGTTCATTTCTACCTTCGCTATGCTACTCGGTATCGGCCTTCTCTTCTTTCACCCCAGCCTTGCTACAATAGGAATAATTATCTTTGGGGTTGGAAACGGCATGCGATCTGTGCTGAGGGGCACTTTACCTTTAGCGATCTTTGGTCCTGATCAGTACCCGCTGGTCATAGGCCGGCTGGCCCGTATGCCGCTTATCGCGCAGGCGGCAGCGCCTTTTATAGGTGGGTTTATGATTCAGCAATTCGGCACTACTATTTACCTGTGTGGACTGTGTGCACTATTATTAATCAATCTCGTATTAATCTGGAATATAAGATCATATGAACTACAACTTCAGAAAAGCTAG
- a CDS encoding serine hydrolase, translated as MKKAIFSLGVAMILTIPTYAQPFTQLFRQAIESGMFSGQAVILKDGAVFYGKQNGFSENSTKRPLTANTLYNTNYLTKQFTEEIIRQLISEGKLDELASVDKFVNIFPPETGKAITVAQLLTMRSGLGDYEHSPDYAKIRKTDFKLNDLLQIISWQPLLFNPGTGEAYSNSAYVVLGAVIEKITGQPYGDAVRTRIGTPLGMTSIAYTRAEKLAATNRAYGQIVNPDGTKTNVDDIENGHPDEGVYITLDDMLKFVEAKRKQLLPSHYSYPLTMHMTGRLPTWTSAIGYTEDGYSYVILCNMGESADRLAPRVISVMKDGTYKPFTPPTQLTLYKWITGNGMPYVEQNVRSLCEQEGRKFDADFLNANGDIFMQSKQTGFGIALFKLNVKLFPTSAIAYEYLGNAYTQIGDKANAEINYKKVMELDPKNGRVKDILSAK; from the coding sequence ATGAAAAAGGCCATATTTTCATTGGGGGTGGCTATGATACTGACTATTCCGACCTATGCACAACCCTTCACACAATTATTCCGGCAGGCGATAGAGTCGGGCATGTTCTCAGGACAGGCGGTGATTCTGAAAGATGGGGCTGTTTTTTACGGCAAGCAAAACGGCTTTTCTGAGAACTCTACCAAAAGACCATTGACTGCCAATACCCTGTACAATACAAATTATCTTACCAAACAATTCACTGAAGAAATTATCCGCCAACTGATCAGCGAGGGAAAACTGGATGAACTGGCATCTGTAGACAAGTTTGTGAACATTTTTCCGCCTGAAACGGGCAAGGCGATCACAGTCGCTCAATTGCTGACCATGCGATCCGGATTAGGGGATTATGAGCATAGTCCGGATTATGCGAAGATCAGGAAGACGGATTTTAAGCTCAACGACCTGTTGCAGATCATTTCCTGGCAGCCGTTATTATTTAACCCGGGTACGGGCGAGGCTTATTCCAATTCCGCTTATGTGGTACTGGGGGCGGTGATAGAAAAAATTACCGGACAGCCTTATGGCGATGCGGTGCGTACACGCATCGGGACCCCACTGGGCATGACTTCGATCGCTTATACCAGGGCAGAGAAACTGGCGGCCACTAACCGTGCGTATGGCCAGATCGTCAATCCTGATGGGACCAAAACCAATGTGGACGATATTGAAAACGGGCATCCTGATGAGGGGGTGTATATTACGCTGGATGATATGCTGAAATTTGTGGAGGCTAAGCGGAAGCAGTTGCTTCCCTCCCATTATAGTTATCCGCTCACAATGCATATGACGGGTAGGTTGCCTACGTGGACATCGGCGATCGGGTATACAGAAGATGGATATAGTTATGTGATACTGTGTAATATGGGTGAGTCGGCTGATAGGTTGGCGCCACGGGTAATTTCAGTGATGAAGGATGGGACATATAAACCATTTACACCGCCTACGCAGCTAACGCTGTACAAGTGGATCACGGGGAATGGAATGCCTTATGTAGAGCAAAATGTGCGTTCACTTTGTGAACAGGAGGGCAGAAAATTTGATGCTGATTTTTTAAATGCCAATGGTGATATTTTTATGCAGAGCAAGCAAACGGGGTTTGGAATAGCGTTGTTTAAACTGAATGTAAAGCTATTTCCAACTTCAGCTATAGCATATGAATATTTAGGCAATGCGTATACGCAGATAGGTGACAAAGCGAATGCTGAGATCAATTATAAAAAAGTAATGGAGCTGGATCCAAAGAATGGACGTGTGAAGGATATTTTGAGTGCTAAATAG
- a CDS encoding FadR/GntR family transcriptional regulator: protein MTKIHRKTLAEEVADRINDLIVNGTYQVGEKLPNETDMMASFGVGRSTIREAIKLLANIGILDVRHGVGSFVNEMVSSREPIDVRLSKADTKHIDEVRAWLEIKMAEKAAMNRTEADIRNMAEVLQRRDHFGKTGQIEQSIDEDLAFHSCMAHATCNPVLEDLYKATAKHVKRYLLDTMRDTSIMTVTQDLHVELLDAISRQDCEQAIACIKEILEY, encoded by the coding sequence ATGACTAAAATACATAGGAAAACACTTGCGGAAGAAGTTGCTGATCGCATAAACGATCTGATTGTCAATGGTACATATCAGGTAGGCGAAAAGCTGCCGAACGAAACGGATATGATGGCTTCTTTTGGGGTGGGCCGGTCTACAATCAGAGAAGCTATAAAGTTGCTGGCTAACATTGGCATACTAGATGTTCGCCATGGTGTCGGTTCATTTGTAAATGAGATGGTGAGCTCCCGCGAGCCCATCGATGTTCGTCTGAGCAAGGCGGATACCAAACACATAGATGAAGTACGCGCCTGGCTGGAAATCAAGATGGCGGAGAAAGCGGCAATGAACCGTACAGAAGCGGATATCCGCAACATGGCAGAAGTGCTGCAGCGCAGGGATCACTTTGGCAAAACCGGGCAGATAGAACAGAGTATTGATGAAGACCTGGCTTTTCATAGCTGTATGGCCCATGCAACCTGCAATCCCGTGTTGGAAGACCTATACAAGGCAACAGCCAAACATGTAAAAAGATACCTGCTGGACACCATGCGGGATACTTCTATCATGACCGTAACACAGGATCTGCATGTAGAATTATTAGACGCTATTAGCCGCCAGGATTGCGAACAGGCCATTGCCTGTATCAAAGAAATACTGGAATATTGA
- a CDS encoding ATP-binding cassette domain-containing protein: MMSEPVVKVLNLNVRFKDKIVLDNLSWNIVRGQNWVLNGISGSGKTTLAQLIETPKGIDGNIEYNFDKNSLLPQQVLYVSNWYHFKNLEGDANFYYQQRYNRKQARETLTVLGDFKVFGKEKNLDIADADNIIDALGYRELLDSQLIELSSGEHKKLQLVKALWLKPQLLILDQPYAGLDVASRKNLNTLLQELTQVGSQYILITNDSAVPNNVHQYAQIIDGKLVSSSTNEHSSEILHELEPLPEFLTEKPVYHAAQVVKMVDMNIHYGEKQVLNNINWEVNAGEKWLLQGHNGSGKSTLLSLVCADHPQSYVDGLFLFGKQRGSGESIWDIKEKIGLISPELHWYFDPSATVFTSIASGFYDSIGLFKQLPYSQTVKVRELIAFLNMKDVQHELLNTLPLGKQRLALLARAIIKNPELLILDEPCQGLDNDQTQYFNKFVDKLCANGTTLIYVGHYESALPSCLEKRILLDKGHVVKIETIQ, encoded by the coding sequence ATGATGTCAGAGCCCGTTGTTAAAGTTTTAAATCTGAATGTCAGGTTTAAAGACAAGATCGTATTAGATAATTTAAGCTGGAATATAGTTCGTGGACAAAACTGGGTGCTGAACGGAATAAGCGGGAGCGGAAAAACCACCCTCGCCCAACTGATAGAAACACCTAAAGGTATCGACGGCAACATCGAATATAACTTTGATAAAAACAGCCTGCTTCCTCAGCAGGTACTCTACGTTTCCAACTGGTACCACTTTAAGAACTTAGAAGGCGACGCGAATTTTTACTACCAACAGCGCTATAATCGTAAACAGGCGAGAGAAACCCTTACCGTACTTGGCGATTTTAAAGTCTTTGGAAAAGAAAAGAACCTCGATATCGCCGATGCCGATAATATTATCGATGCACTCGGATATAGAGAACTGCTGGACTCTCAGCTGATAGAACTTTCCAGCGGGGAGCACAAAAAGCTGCAATTGGTCAAGGCCCTCTGGCTCAAGCCACAACTGCTAATCCTGGACCAGCCTTACGCCGGTCTGGATGTAGCTTCCAGAAAGAACTTAAATACCCTGCTGCAAGAACTTACCCAGGTGGGATCTCAATACATTCTTATCACCAACGACTCTGCCGTACCCAATAATGTGCATCAGTATGCGCAGATCATTGATGGTAAACTGGTCTCCTCTTCTACCAATGAGCATTCCAGCGAGATATTGCACGAACTGGAACCACTGCCTGAATTCCTCACGGAAAAGCCAGTGTATCATGCAGCACAGGTAGTGAAGATGGTCGATATGAATATTCACTATGGTGAAAAGCAGGTACTGAATAATATTAACTGGGAAGTGAACGCCGGTGAAAAGTGGTTATTGCAGGGACACAATGGTTCCGGTAAATCAACTTTACTAAGCCTGGTCTGTGCAGATCATCCACAGTCTTATGTAGATGGCCTCTTCCTCTTTGGTAAACAACGTGGGAGTGGTGAAAGTATCTGGGACATCAAGGAAAAGATCGGTTTAATCAGTCCGGAACTGCACTGGTATTTTGATCCCAGTGCAACGGTATTCACCAGTATAGCATCCGGTTTTTATGATTCTATCGGGTTGTTCAAACAGCTCCCTTACTCGCAGACTGTGAAAGTAAGAGAACTGATAGCGTTCCTGAACATGAAGGATGTACAGCATGAACTACTCAACACCCTGCCATTGGGTAAACAACGCCTGGCACTGCTGGCGAGAGCGATCATCAAGAATCCTGAATTGTTAATTCTGGATGAACCGTGTCAGGGACTGGACAATGACCAGACACAATACTTCAATAAGTTTGTCGACAAATTGTGCGCAAACGGGACAACATTAATTTATGTAGGCCATTACGAATCGGCCCTTCCATCCTGCCTGGAAAAAAGGATTTTACTGGATAAAGGACATGTGGTAAAAATAGAAACGATTCAATAG